One window of Halanaerobiales bacterium genomic DNA carries:
- a CDS encoding ABC transporter substrate-binding protein → MKKITVLTLTFIFILSMSVMTFAAEDVELKDPWVTEKTQGQHGGTLVTALLGDPKTFNTIIAQETSSTDITDGFIFEGLVTRNGVTTEIEPELAKDWDISEDGTTYTFHLREGVKWSDGKEFTADDVIFTFDVIKDEDVPTSTRDVMMVDGQFPEYRKIDKYTVEIEIPKPFAPFLNNMTTYIVPKHKLYEPWKNGNFNETWGINTEPSEIVGTGPFTLGEYKPGERVVLIRNANYWRRDTEGKPLPYITRWVRIISESQETQTLLFEKGQTDFLTVRGIDFNRFKEKADQGNYHMVDAGPTFSTNFLTFNMNPRNPKLEEEPWKYDWFTNLHFRRAVAYAMDKETMIDQALAGYGTPQWSPVSAPNKVFLNEDVKEYPYSLEKAREELKEGGFSWNDDDQLVDKDGRRVEFTMITNAGNTVRETILNIIASELRDLGMKINSSPVEFNALVNKLMSEWDYDTILIGLTGGVEPHSGSNVWPSHGHLHMWNPKQEEPGTEWEARIDELFEKGASAVKTEERIEYYNEFQEIIAERVPVIYTVTPNSLYAIRDDLKNTEPTAYGGITWNIHELYFAD, encoded by the coding sequence ATGAAAAAAATCACTGTTTTAACTTTAACTTTTATCTTTATTTTATCAATGAGTGTAATGACTTTCGCAGCAGAGGATGTAGAATTAAAAGATCCCTGGGTTACTGAAAAAACACAGGGCCAACATGGTGGTACTTTAGTTACTGCTTTATTAGGAGATCCAAAAACTTTTAACACCATTATTGCTCAAGAAACTTCATCAACAGATATTACAGATGGTTTTATTTTTGAAGGTCTTGTCACAAGAAATGGTGTTACTACTGAAATAGAACCTGAACTAGCAAAAGATTGGGATATAAGTGAAGATGGAACAACTTATACTTTCCATTTAAGAGAAGGCGTAAAATGGAGTGATGGAAAAGAATTTACTGCCGATGATGTTATCTTTACTTTTGATGTTATAAAAGACGAAGATGTACCAACAAGTACTAGAGATGTTATGATGGTTGATGGACAATTCCCAGAATACAGAAAAATTGATAAATATACTGTGGAAATAGAAATTCCTAAACCATTTGCACCATTTTTAAATAACATGACTACTTATATAGTGCCAAAACATAAACTATATGAACCATGGAAAAATGGTAATTTCAATGAAACCTGGGGTATTAATACTGAACCAAGCGAAATCGTAGGTACAGGTCCATTTACTTTAGGTGAATACAAACCTGGTGAAAGAGTAGTATTAATTAGAAATGCTAATTACTGGAGAAGAGATACTGAAGGTAAACCTTTACCTTATATTACTAGATGGGTTAGAATTATCTCTGAAAGTCAGGAAACTCAAACCTTACTTTTTGAAAAAGGTCAAACTGATTTTCTTACTGTAAGAGGTATCGATTTCAATAGATTTAAAGAAAAAGCTGATCAGGGTAATTATCATATGGTAGATGCCGGTCCTACTTTCTCTACCAACTTCCTTACTTTTAACATGAATCCACGTAATCCAAAATTGGAAGAAGAACCCTGGAAATATGATTGGTTTACTAACCTTCATTTCAGAAGAGCAGTAGCCTATGCTATGGATAAAGAAACTATGATTGATCAGGCCTTAGCTGGTTATGGTACTCCACAGTGGAGTCCAGTTAGTGCTCCAAATAAAGTTTTCTTAAATGAAGATGTAAAAGAATATCCTTATAGTTTAGAAAAAGCTAGAGAAGAATTAAAAGAAGGTGGATTTAGCTGGAATGATGATGATCAATTAGTAGATAAAGATGGTAGAAGAGTAGAATTTACAATGATAACTAATGCTGGTAATACAGTAAGAGAAACCATCTTAAATATCATTGCTTCTGAACTTAGAGATTTAGGTATGAAAATAAACTCTTCTCCTGTTGAATTTAATGCTCTTGTAAACAAACTTATGAGTGAGTGGGATTATGATACAATTCTTATCGGTCTAACCGGTGGAGTTGAACCTCACTCTGGTTCAAACGTATGGCCTTCACATGGACATCTTCATATGTGGAATCCAAAACAGGAAGAGCCTGGAACCGAATGGGAAGCTAGAATAGATGAGCTATTTGAAAAAGGCGCTTCTGCAGTTAAAACTGAAGAGCGAATTGAATATTATAATGAATTCCAGGAAATTATAGCAGAAAGAGTTCCGGTTATTTATACTGTTACTCCAAATAGTCTTTATGCTATAAGAGATGACTTGAAAAACACTGAACCTACTGCCTATGGTGGAATTACCTGGAATATTCATGAACTATATTTTGCAGATTAA